A region of Nakaseomyces glabratus chromosome E, complete sequence DNA encodes the following proteins:
- the AFG1 gene encoding Afg1p (CAGL0E04114g~Ortholog(s) have role in cellular response to oxidative stress, protein import into peroxisome matrix, protein quality control for misfolded or incompletely synthesized proteins and mitochondrial inner membrane localization), with product MLVANVRALRCLRPQYNRITTLLYRFNHTEAVSIPLKEYKRLVKIGTLRDDEYQKGIISSLGHLYDSLVNYKPPEVKTPSALDQLSLMNSLKSKLGFFGKGSSQDVSKIPKGIYLYGDVGCGKTMLMDLFYSVLPPHLTKRRIHFHQFMQYVHKRSHEIIKEQNLDALGKAKGRDLDSIPFLAAEIAQTSHVLCFDEFQVADVADAMILRRLLTALLSPEYGVVLFATSNRPPDDLYINGVQRKSFIPCIELIKERTEVIFLDSPIDYRKIPRPISNVYCYPKHDEEYFSHEFEVIRKTHIQEWYSYFAQDSDSKNPDGTNLHGQQTFNDYKLSIWGRELNVPKCTPPKVAQFTFKELCGQPLAAGDYLTLASNFRSFIITDIPYLTIFVRDEIRRFITFLDAVYDNGGKIATTGAADFTSLFVEPDQLINDYKLKEQKKQDGFEEQAIENDELVEKHGFSKEIAQKSKIFALDEERFAFARALSRLSHMSSSDWVSKP from the coding sequence ATGCTGGTAGCTAATGTGCGTGCTTTGCGGTGTTTAAGACCGCAATACAACCGGATAACAACGCTGCTGTACAGGTTTAATCATACGGAGGCGGTGTCAATACCGCTCAAAGAGTATAAGCGGTTAGTGAAGATCGGCACACTCCGAGACGATGAGTATCAGAAAGGCATAATTAGCTCACTGGGCCACCTATATGATTCTCTAGTTAACTATAAACCGCCCGAAGTAAAAACTCCTAGTGCTTTGGATCAGCTGAGTCTCATGAACTCACTGAAATCTAAACTCGGATTCTTTGGTAAGGGCTCCTCCCAGGATGTTTCTAAGATACCAAAGGGTATATATCTATATGGTGATGTTGGATGTGGTAAAACAATGCTCATGGATCTATTCTACAGTGTGCTGCCACCACACTTGACCAAGAGAAGAATTCATTTCCATCAGTTCATGCAATATGTTCATAAAAGATCTCATGAAATTATTAAAGAACAAAACCTTGATGCCTTAGGGAAGGCAAAGGGGCGCGATCTCGACAGTATACCATTTCTAGCAGCGGAAATTGCACAAACATCTCATGTTCTATGTTTTGATGAGTTTCAGGTGGCTGATGTTGCTGATGCAATGATATTGAGAAGGCTGTTAACAGCATTACTCTCCCCAGAATACGGTGTTGTTCTCTTCGCTACTTCTAACAGGCCTCCTGATGATCTTTATATTAATGGTGTTCAGAGAAAATCATTCATACCATGTATTGAATTGATTAAAGAGAGGACAGAAGTGATATTCTTGGATTCACCAATTGACTATCGTAAGATCCCCAGACCTATCTCTAACGTCTATTGCTACCCTAAACACGATGAAGAATACTTTAGCCATGAATTTGAAGTTATAAGAAAGACCCATATCCAAGAGTGGTACAGCTACTTTGCACAAGACTCGGACTCAAAAAATCCTGATGGCACCAACTTACACGGTCAACAAACTTTCAATGACTACAAATTGTCCATTTGGGGTAGAGAATTGAATGTTCCAAAATGTACACCCCCCAAAGTTGCACAATTCACTTTCAAAGAGCTTTGTGGACAACCACTTGCTGCAGGTGACTATTTGACTTTAGCAAGCAACTTCAGATCCTTCATTATTACCGACATTCCATATCTGACTATTTTCGTTCGTGATGAAATAAGGCGTTTTATTACATTCTTGGATGCTGTATATGACAATGGTGGGAAGATAGCAACTACCGGGGCAGCTGATTTTACCTCCTTGTTTGTCGAGCCAGATCAACTTATTAATGATTATAAGTTAAAGGagcaaaagaaacaagatGGGTTTGAAGAACAGGCTATTGAGAATGATGAACTTGTGGAAAAGCATGGCTTTTCTAAGGAGATTGCACAGAAATCAAAGATATTTGCTCTAGATGAAGAGAGATTTGCTTTTGCTAGAGCGCTAAGTAGATTATCTCACATGAGTTCATCTGACTGGGTATCTAAACCATGA